The following coding sequences lie in one Cupriavidus sp. WKF15 genomic window:
- a CDS encoding helix-turn-helix domain-containing protein yields MKLDPALAEKPYYSTRTAAKLLNVSLGTVQKMVERGELGAWKTNGGHRRIHKETVHRLLATRVGHDAPASGNALDLVVFHPNHQEAQRIHGQLGKWGLPLRTAVVDDLLDTVIASVSAQPRVVLYYVDELNDAESATIEKLQNFFSSLHVIFAVITNRQAYEGVADALQHWGIMVFLKTPSLEEVKGFLRAQLMMGRGG; encoded by the coding sequence ATGAAACTGGATCCGGCACTGGCTGAAAAGCCTTACTACAGTACGCGTACCGCGGCAAAACTGCTCAACGTATCGTTGGGCACCGTGCAGAAGATGGTCGAGCGCGGCGAGCTCGGCGCCTGGAAGACCAATGGCGGCCACCGCCGCATCCACAAGGAAACCGTGCACCGCCTGCTGGCGACGCGCGTCGGCCATGACGCGCCCGCCAGCGGCAACGCGCTGGACCTGGTGGTGTTCCACCCCAACCACCAGGAAGCCCAGCGCATCCACGGCCAGCTCGGCAAATGGGGCCTTCCGCTGCGCACCGCGGTGGTGGACGACCTGCTCGACACGGTGATCGCCTCGGTCAGCGCGCAGCCGCGCGTGGTGCTCTATTACGTCGACGAACTGAACGACGCCGAGTCCGCCACCATCGAGAAGCTGCAGAACTTCTTCTCCAGCCTGCACGTGATCTTTGCGGTCATCACCAACCGCCAGGCCTACGAAGGCGTGGCCGACGCACTGCAGCACTGGGGCATCATGGTGTTCCTGAAGACGCCCTCG
- a CDS encoding sigma-54 dependent transcriptional regulator, whose protein sequence is MPAELTVLIVEDDADVRLGCEQALGLEGIATRGVASAEAALRETAAGWPGIVISDIRLPGIDGMALLAQLRARDPALPVIMITGHGDVGLAVQAMKQGAYDFLEKPFSPEQLVDATRRALEQRRLTLEVASLRERLAGRDKLEARLIGHSPAIERLRRLIADLADTAANVLIHGETGTGKELVARCLHEASQRHARNFVAINCGGLPEQLFESEIFGHEAGSFTGAARRRIGKVEHAEGGTLFLDEIESMPMPLQIKLLRVLQERVVERLGSNEPVPVDARVVAATKADLRALSDAGQFRSDLYYRLNVITLELPALRERREDVPLLFEHFVAQAALRFGRDAVPATPAELATLVAYPWPGNVRELRNLAERHVLGLGCDPGRGTTAPEALPLAQAVEQFERALIADALRRHDGNLSRASEALGVAKTTLFDKTRKYGL, encoded by the coding sequence ATGCCAGCTGAGCTGACTGTACTGATCGTCGAGGACGATGCCGACGTGCGCCTGGGCTGCGAGCAGGCGCTTGGCCTGGAAGGCATTGCCACGCGCGGCGTGGCCAGTGCCGAGGCCGCGCTGCGCGAGACCGCGGCGGGCTGGCCCGGCATCGTGATCAGCGACATCCGCCTGCCCGGCATCGACGGCATGGCCCTGCTCGCGCAACTGCGCGCGCGCGACCCGGCACTGCCGGTGATCATGATCACGGGGCATGGCGACGTCGGCCTGGCCGTGCAGGCGATGAAGCAAGGCGCCTATGATTTCCTGGAAAAGCCGTTCTCGCCCGAGCAGCTGGTGGACGCCACGCGCCGCGCGCTGGAACAGCGCCGCCTGACGCTGGAGGTGGCGTCGCTGCGCGAGCGCCTGGCCGGCCGTGACAAGCTCGAGGCCCGGCTGATCGGCCACTCGCCCGCGATCGAAAGGCTGCGCCGGCTGATCGCGGACCTGGCCGACACGGCGGCCAACGTACTGATCCACGGCGAGACCGGCACCGGCAAGGAACTGGTGGCGCGCTGCCTGCACGAAGCCAGCCAGCGCCATGCGCGCAACTTCGTCGCCATCAACTGCGGCGGCCTGCCCGAGCAGCTGTTCGAAAGCGAGATCTTCGGCCACGAGGCCGGCTCCTTCACCGGCGCCGCGCGCCGCCGCATCGGCAAGGTGGAACACGCCGAAGGCGGCACACTGTTCCTCGACGAGATCGAGAGCATGCCGATGCCGCTGCAGATCAAGCTGCTGCGCGTGCTGCAGGAACGCGTGGTGGAGCGCCTGGGCTCCAACGAGCCCGTGCCGGTGGACGCGCGCGTGGTCGCGGCCACCAAGGCCGACCTGCGCGCGCTGTCGGACGCTGGCCAGTTCCGTTCCGACCTGTATTACCGCCTCAACGTGATCACGCTGGAACTGCCCGCGCTGCGGGAGCGGCGCGAAGACGTGCCGCTGCTGTTCGAGCATTTCGTGGCGCAGGCCGCGCTGCGCTTCGGGCGCGACGCCGTGCCGGCCACCCCGGCCGAGCTGGCCACGCTGGTGGCCTACCCCTGGCCCGGCAATGTGCGCGAACTGCGCAACCTGGCCGAGCGCCACGTGCTGGGGCTTGGCTGCGATCCGGGCCGCGGCACCACCGCACCGGAGGCGCTGCCGCTGGCCCAGGCGGTGGAGCAGTTCGAGCGCGCCCTGATCGCCGATGCGCTGCGCCGGCACGACGGCAACCTCAGCCGCGCCAGCGAGGCGCTGGGCGTCGCCAAAACCACGTTGTTCGACAAGACTCGCAAGTACGGCCTGTAG
- a CDS encoding ATP-binding protein, whose protein sequence is MTGQPDPFHDPARHPAPRSPALRGAAPLLALLALAVLVGLAGWLGYRFSYDTALARQAERGQVQLRLYAQALESELAHYDYVPGLLTLDERIGTLLRQPGDSAAAARANDYLSALNTRAGTRAVYVLDARGKVLATSNWQRPDSYLGEDLSFRPYFRTAMEGQLGRFYGVGTTRSESGYYLSAPLGERDNPDGVAVVKIGLEPLENRWQGADSQMLLADENGVVILASDPSWKLAALHPLSPDVRERLARSLQYNRAPLPQLPLSEVRLLGNGNGSDRLVRLRQGPPMLAQQAALPGTDWHLTLLSNTSQARVAALNSAALAGVLTAFVLLLGAAWNVRRRIIGERLAARAALEAANSELERKVAERTADLSTTNQRLQAEVSERIRTEAVLRQAQDGLLQAGKLAAVGQMSTGIAHELNQPLAALRTISGNTGKFLDRGDYDTVRANLGTIIGLVERMGRITGALKSFARKPGNGLRQAELAQAVDNALFLLDTRVEAAHPRLQREIEPGLLVACDPNRLEQVLVNLIGNALDAVSGREQPMVSLHAHVSGGTAHLTVRDNGPGLSEEAFSRLFEPFFTTKPAGEGLGLGLTLSAGILNESGGSLSASNHPDGGACFTLVLPLVRQEAPHAS, encoded by the coding sequence ATGACCGGCCAGCCCGATCCGTTCCACGACCCCGCCCGCCACCCTGCCCCCCGCTCCCCCGCCCTGCGCGGCGCCGCGCCGCTGCTCGCGCTGCTGGCGCTGGCCGTGCTGGTCGGCCTGGCCGGGTGGCTGGGCTACCGCTTCAGCTATGACACCGCGCTGGCACGGCAGGCCGAGCGCGGACAGGTGCAGCTGCGCCTGTACGCGCAGGCGCTGGAAAGCGAACTGGCGCACTACGACTACGTGCCGGGGCTGCTGACGCTGGACGAGCGCATCGGCACGCTTTTGCGCCAGCCCGGCGACAGCGCCGCGGCGGCGCGCGCCAACGACTACCTGTCCGCCCTCAACACGCGCGCCGGCACCCGCGCGGTCTATGTGCTCGATGCGCGCGGCAAGGTGCTGGCCACGAGCAACTGGCAGCGGCCCGACAGCTACCTGGGCGAGGACCTGAGCTTCCGCCCGTACTTCCGTACCGCCATGGAAGGCCAGCTCGGCCGCTTCTACGGCGTGGGCACCACGCGCAGCGAGTCGGGCTACTACCTGTCCGCGCCGCTGGGCGAGCGCGACAACCCCGACGGCGTGGCCGTGGTCAAGATCGGCCTGGAGCCGCTGGAAAACCGCTGGCAGGGCGCCGACAGCCAGATGCTGCTCGCGGACGAGAACGGCGTGGTGATCCTGGCCTCGGACCCATCCTGGAAACTTGCGGCACTGCACCCGCTATCGCCCGATGTACGCGAGCGGCTCGCGCGCAGCCTGCAATACAACCGCGCGCCGCTGCCGCAACTGCCGCTGTCGGAAGTGCGCCTGCTCGGCAATGGCAATGGCAGCGACCGCCTGGTGCGGCTGCGCCAGGGCCCGCCGATGCTCGCGCAGCAGGCCGCGCTGCCGGGCACCGACTGGCACCTCACGCTGCTGTCCAATACCTCGCAGGCGCGCGTCGCGGCACTCAACAGCGCGGCGCTGGCCGGCGTGCTGACGGCGTTCGTGCTGCTGCTGGGCGCGGCCTGGAACGTGCGCCGGCGCATCATCGGCGAGCGGCTGGCCGCGCGCGCCGCGCTCGAAGCCGCCAACAGCGAACTGGAGCGCAAGGTGGCGGAGCGCACCGCCGACCTGTCGACCACCAACCAGCGCCTGCAGGCCGAGGTCAGCGAGCGCATCCGCACCGAGGCCGTGCTGCGCCAGGCCCAGGACGGCCTGCTGCAGGCCGGCAAGCTGGCCGCGGTGGGGCAGATGTCGACCGGCATCGCGCATGAACTCAACCAGCCGCTGGCGGCACTGCGCACGATTTCCGGCAATACCGGCAAGTTCCTCGACCGCGGCGACTATGACACGGTGCGCGCCAACCTCGGCACGATCATCGGCCTGGTGGAACGGATGGGACGCATCACCGGCGCGCTCAAGTCGTTCGCGCGCAAGCCCGGCAACGGCCTGCGCCAGGCCGAGCTGGCGCAGGCGGTGGACAACGCGCTGTTCCTGCTCGATACCCGCGTCGAGGCCGCGCACCCGCGGCTGCAGCGCGAGATCGAGCCGGGGCTGCTGGTGGCCTGCGACCCGAACCGGCTCGAGCAGGTGCTGGTCAACCTGATCGGCAACGCGCTTGACGCCGTATCGGGGCGCGAACAGCCGATGGTGTCGCTGCATGCCCATGTGAGCGGCGGCACGGCGCACCTGACCGTGCGCGACAACGGCCCCGGCCTGTCGGAAGAAGCGTTCTCGCGGCTGTTCGAGCCGTTCTTCACGACCAAGCCTGCCGGCGAGGGCCTGGGCCTGGGCCTCACGCTCTCGGCAGGCATCCTCAACGAAAGCGGCGGCAGCCTGTCCGCCTCCAATCATCCGGACGGCGGCGCGTGCTTCACGCTGGTCCTGCCGCTGGTCCGCCAGGAAGCCCCTCATGCCAGCTGA
- a CDS encoding SDR family NAD(P)-dependent oxidoreductase produces the protein MKLAGETALVTGSASGIGRAIALRFAQEGANVVLAVHRVDDRAEQALQACDPRDAGDGWWPATSARSRISAT, from the coding sequence ATGAAACTGGCGGGCGAGACAGCGCTTGTGACTGGCAGTGCGAGTGGGATCGGCCGTGCCATCGCGTTGCGCTTTGCGCAGGAGGGTGCCAACGTTGTGCTGGCGGTACACCGTGTCGATGACCGCGCCGAACAGGCCTTGCAGGCGTGCGATCCACGGGACGCAGGGGATGGCTGGTGGCCGGCGACATCGGCCAGGTCGCGGATATCGGCCACATGA
- a CDS encoding DUF5329 domain-containing protein: MATMVAAGEARPAVQLEITSLLSRLETSGCRFNRNGVWHTASEAKSHLLTKLHYIEDRTTLVSTEQFIELAGSKSSFSGKPYLVQCGNAAAQPSAVWLTAQLHSLRAASKRP; the protein is encoded by the coding sequence ATGGCCACGATGGTCGCGGCCGGCGAGGCCAGGCCCGCTGTGCAGTTGGAAATTACATCACTGCTTTCCCGCCTGGAAACATCGGGGTGCCGGTTCAACCGCAATGGCGTGTGGCACACGGCATCGGAAGCGAAATCCCATTTGCTCACCAAGCTCCATTACATCGAAGACCGGACCACGTTAGTGAGCACTGAACAGTTCATCGAACTCGCCGGTAGCAAGAGCAGCTTTTCCGGCAAGCCCTATCTGGTTCAATGCGGCAACGCGGCGGCACAGCCAAGCGCAGTGTGGCTGACGGCGCAGTTGCATTCGCTGCGAGCGGCATCAAAGCGGCCCTGA
- a CDS encoding XRE family transcriptional regulator translates to MFRFVYGKSNVYAQLGFADAEEIPVKAGIVQDITNRIRVTGLTISEAATMLGTSQSDLLLALGGKFQSFRAAELRTWHDRLSFSPR, encoded by the coding sequence ATGTTTCGCTTCGTATATGGAAAGAGCAATGTTTATGCGCAGCTTGGCTTCGCGGACGCCGAAGAGATCCCCGTCAAGGCGGGAATTGTGCAGGACATCACCAACCGGATTCGTGTCACCGGACTGACAATCTCCGAGGCTGCGACCATGCTTGGGACATCGCAATCCGATCTTCTCCTGGCGCTTGGTGGGAAGTTCCAATCCTTCCGCGCCGCGGAATTGCGCACCTGGCACGATCGCCTGAGTTTCTCCCCGCGGTAA
- a CDS encoding Crp/Fnr family transcriptional regulator, translating to MLHLDAPRGNHLLSVLPESEWSRLAAQLMPVDLPLGSAIYESGDRLDYAFFPTTSIVSLLYVMENGASAEIAIVGNEGVVGIAIFMGGETMPSRAIVQSAGAGFMLDRAAMKAEFNRGGPMQRLLLRYTQALITQMAQTAVCNRHHSIDQQLCRWLLLSLDRLPTNKLRMTQELIANMLGVRRAGVTEAALKLQEAGLIHYHHGCIDVLDRAGLEARVCECYTVVKQEFDRLLPNLQAI from the coding sequence ATGCTGCACTTGGACGCTCCGCGAGGGAATCATCTCTTGTCCGTTCTGCCAGAGTCAGAATGGTCTCGCCTGGCGGCACAACTGATGCCCGTTGATCTTCCGCTGGGCAGCGCGATCTACGAGTCCGGCGACCGCCTGGACTATGCCTTTTTCCCCACCACGTCGATCGTGTCGTTGCTCTATGTCATGGAGAACGGCGCGTCGGCCGAGATCGCCATCGTAGGAAACGAAGGCGTCGTCGGAATCGCCATCTTCATGGGTGGAGAAACCATGCCGAGCCGCGCGATCGTGCAGAGTGCGGGCGCGGGCTTCATGCTCGACCGCGCGGCAATGAAAGCGGAGTTCAACCGTGGCGGGCCAATGCAGCGGCTGCTCCTGCGCTATACGCAGGCACTGATTACGCAGATGGCGCAGACCGCTGTCTGTAACCGGCATCACTCCATTGACCAGCAGCTTTGCCGCTGGCTCCTGCTGAGCCTGGACCGTTTGCCCACCAATAAGCTTCGCATGACGCAAGAGCTGATCGCCAACATGCTGGGCGTGCGCAGGGCAGGCGTGACCGAGGCAGCGCTGAAATTACAGGAGGCAGGCCTGATCCATTATCACCACGGGTGCATCGACGTGCTGGACCGGGCTGGCCTGGAGGCTCGCGTGTGCGAGTGCTACACCGTCGTCAAGCAGGAGTTCGACCGACTCCTTCCCAACTTGCAGGCGATCTGA
- a CDS encoding putative zinc-binding metallopeptidase, producing the protein MTDLPLPSAKAAHGVAIPRAYQCICGQQVFFRNSRCLACEAPLGYAPSLRGLYPLEAGPEPDTWRIVGNDAASALLYRRCANFTTAASCNWLIEPDDAAHPDLCKACRLNRTIPDLSCSENLPLWQNLERAKRRLVSQLIGLGLPVKSKVVEDPDRGLAYDFLRRLPGQPRVLTGHVRGIITIDLEEADDVFRERARVAMHEPYRTLLGHFRHEVGHYYWWRLIMGSDWQDAGRRVFGDDRQDYAAALKQGYRHGPPADWAQHFVSAYASVHPFEDWAESWAHYLHLRDTLDTAISFGIAPMQVDSESESFGVPDLWWTDDPGGDAFLEMLHRWIQITGVMNEMSRAMGQHDFYPFVLPRRAVAKLHFIHCAVSRLPELPQCKCPV; encoded by the coding sequence TTGACCGACCTGCCTCTGCCTTCTGCGAAAGCCGCCCATGGCGTCGCGATCCCTCGCGCGTATCAGTGCATCTGCGGCCAGCAAGTCTTCTTCCGCAACAGCCGCTGCCTGGCATGCGAAGCGCCGCTTGGCTATGCGCCATCGCTGCGGGGCTTGTATCCGTTGGAAGCGGGGCCGGAACCGGACACCTGGCGGATCGTCGGCAATGACGCGGCAAGCGCGCTCCTGTACCGCCGCTGTGCCAACTTCACCACCGCCGCGTCCTGCAATTGGCTGATCGAGCCCGACGACGCGGCGCATCCGGACTTGTGCAAGGCTTGCCGGCTCAACCGCACCATTCCGGACCTGTCTTGCAGCGAGAACCTGCCGCTGTGGCAAAACCTGGAAAGGGCCAAGCGCCGGCTCGTGTCACAGCTCATCGGGCTTGGCTTGCCGGTCAAATCCAAGGTGGTGGAGGACCCTGACAGGGGACTTGCCTACGACTTCCTGCGTCGTTTGCCCGGACAGCCGCGTGTGCTGACAGGGCACGTGCGCGGCATCATCACCATCGACCTGGAAGAGGCCGACGACGTGTTTCGCGAGCGCGCCCGCGTCGCGATGCACGAGCCTTACCGAACGCTGCTCGGTCACTTCCGCCATGAGGTTGGCCACTACTACTGGTGGCGGCTGATCATGGGAAGCGACTGGCAGGATGCCGGCCGCCGCGTCTTCGGGGACGACCGGCAGGACTACGCCGCGGCACTGAAGCAAGGCTATCGGCATGGCCCGCCGGCCGATTGGGCGCAGCACTTCGTCAGTGCCTATGCGAGTGTCCACCCGTTCGAGGACTGGGCGGAAAGCTGGGCGCACTATCTCCATCTTCGCGACACGCTCGATACTGCTATCAGCTTCGGCATCGCGCCGATGCAGGTGGATAGCGAGTCCGAATCCTTCGGCGTACCTGACCTGTGGTGGACCGACGACCCCGGCGGGGACGCATTCCTGGAGATGCTGCACCGGTGGATTCAGATCACCGGCGTGATGAACGAGATGTCGCGCGCGATGGGCCAGCACGATTTCTATCCGTTCGTCCTGCCCCGGCGTGCCGTCGCCAAACTGCACTTCATCCATTGCGCAGTGTCGCGCCTGCCGGAGCTGCCGCAATGCAAGTGTCCGGTATGA
- a CDS encoding transglutaminase family protein: MQVSGMSPACSPKVRIELHVDLAYHIDTPGGDFIFNIHPAHTPCQWVSSEHLSLSQAIEAEIQTDALTGNRYMRLRGQPGELAVSYRATVDLRHHQADPAQLQEIPIHRLPLEVLGYIYPSRYCESDKLLRLAMEEFGSLPQGYRRVQAIMAWVQRQITYTANASNARTSAVETLIERAGVCRDFSHLMIALCRAVNIPARFTTGTDYGADPSLGPPDFHAYVEVYVGDRWYIVDPSRTGIPMGFVRIGTGRDAADVSFATIFGDVTPIYAPMVHAIAIDEPAQGFVMPYHTEKAVSTGN, from the coding sequence ATGCAAGTGTCCGGTATGAGTCCCGCCTGCTCGCCCAAAGTGCGGATCGAGCTGCACGTCGATCTGGCGTACCACATCGATACCCCGGGCGGCGACTTCATCTTCAATATCCATCCCGCGCACACGCCATGCCAGTGGGTGTCGTCCGAGCACCTGTCGCTGAGCCAGGCCATCGAGGCTGAAATCCAGACCGATGCGCTGACGGGCAATCGATACATGCGGTTGCGCGGCCAGCCGGGGGAACTGGCGGTATCGTATCGGGCCACGGTCGACCTGCGGCACCATCAGGCCGATCCCGCTCAGTTGCAGGAGATCCCGATCCATCGGTTGCCACTGGAGGTGTTGGGCTATATCTATCCCAGCCGCTATTGCGAGTCCGACAAGTTATTGCGGCTGGCGATGGAAGAGTTTGGCAGCCTCCCCCAGGGCTATCGGCGCGTACAGGCCATCATGGCATGGGTGCAGCGGCAGATCACCTACACGGCGAACGCATCCAATGCGCGCACGTCGGCCGTCGAAACGCTGATCGAGCGTGCCGGCGTATGCCGTGATTTTTCGCACCTGATGATTGCGCTCTGCCGGGCCGTCAACATCCCGGCGCGGTTCACCACCGGCACGGATTACGGCGCCGACCCGTCGCTGGGTCCGCCCGATTTCCACGCCTATGTCGAAGTCTATGTCGGCGACCGCTGGTACATCGTCGATCCGTCCAGAACCGGCATTCCGATGGGGTTCGTACGGATCGGCACCGGCCGCGACGCCGCCGATGTGTCGTTCGCGACGATCTTTGGCGACGTCACGCCGATCTACGCGCCAATGGTTCATGCCATCGCCATCGACGAACCGGCGCAAGGCTTCGTGATGCCGTACCACACGGAGAAGGCCGTCTCGACTGGCAATTGA
- the cax gene encoding calcium/proton exchanger produces MWMNWLLVFVPIAIALEFLAPDHHLLIFAASSLAILPLAGRMSHATEQLAERMGEAVGGLLNATFGNAAELIIALTALRAGLYQVVEASIVGSIIGNLLLVFGAAMLAGGIRYPEQAFNPRGARSQATMLILSAIALILPAAFEAVEGKSAVLDPLSVSIAIVLLVVYALYLVFSLVTHPALFRSAHEAEMAIQEDTEHKAHASTGAALAILAAATAAVAWMSEIMVGSLAPVMHEYALSDIFVGAFVVAILGNAAEHASAITAAMKNRMDLSFSIAVGSSVQVALFVAPVLVLASHFLGPAPMDLAFRPALVLIVILSVLVTAQMASDGHADWFKGTQLLVVYLALGLTFFFLPG; encoded by the coding sequence ATGTGGATGAACTGGCTTCTTGTCTTTGTCCCGATTGCAATCGCCCTGGAGTTCCTGGCTCCCGACCATCACCTCCTGATATTTGCTGCCTCATCACTGGCCATCCTGCCCCTTGCCGGACGAATGAGCCACGCCACAGAGCAACTGGCGGAACGCATGGGCGAAGCTGTTGGCGGACTGCTCAATGCGACGTTCGGCAATGCGGCGGAACTGATCATCGCGCTGACTGCCTTGCGTGCCGGACTGTATCAGGTAGTAGAAGCGTCCATTGTCGGTTCCATCATCGGGAACCTGCTGCTGGTGTTTGGCGCCGCGATGCTCGCCGGGGGCATCCGCTATCCCGAACAGGCCTTCAATCCGCGTGGCGCTCGTTCCCAGGCGACCATGCTCATTCTGTCGGCCATCGCGCTGATTCTTCCGGCTGCCTTCGAAGCCGTCGAGGGCAAGTCGGCCGTGCTGGACCCTCTCAGCGTTTCGATCGCCATCGTCCTCCTTGTCGTCTACGCGCTGTACCTGGTGTTCTCGCTGGTTACGCACCCGGCGCTGTTCCGCAGCGCGCACGAAGCCGAAATGGCCATTCAGGAAGACACGGAGCACAAGGCACACGCATCCACGGGAGCGGCGCTTGCGATTCTGGCGGCAGCCACCGCGGCCGTTGCGTGGATGAGCGAGATCATGGTGGGTTCGCTCGCCCCCGTGATGCATGAATACGCGCTCAGCGATATTTTTGTCGGTGCCTTCGTGGTCGCGATCTTGGGCAATGCAGCCGAGCATGCATCGGCTATTACCGCGGCAATGAAGAATCGCATGGACCTGTCGTTTTCCATTGCGGTCGGCTCGAGCGTCCAGGTGGCGCTGTTCGTCGCGCCGGTGCTGGTGCTGGCAAGCCATTTCCTCGGTCCGGCGCCGATGGACCTCGCGTTCCGTCCGGCCCTTGTGCTGATTGTCATCCTGTCGGTGCTGGTCACGGCGCAGATGGCTAGCGATGGGCATGCGGATTGGTTTAAGGGTACGCAGTTGCTGGTTGTATATCTTGCGCTTGGGCTTACCTTCTTCTTTCTGCCGGGATAG
- a CDS encoding dicarboxylate/amino acid:cation symporter, translating to MKLNRLPTLIFIAMLLGVLVGTAAHNLSPDAATAKSIADHLSILTDVFLRMIKMIIGPLVFATLVAGIASMGDGRAVGRIGMKAMGWFIGASITSLLLGLLMANLLTPGHGMNLPLPAADAASTLKTGALNLRDFVAHMFPKSFVEAMATNEILQIVVFSLFFGFALGTVKDGVGKPVLQGIEGLGHVMLKVTNYVMAFAPVGVFGAISAVITAQGLGVLVVYAKLLGSLYLALALLWVALIAGGYYFLGRDVFRLLRLMRAPLMIGFATASSESAYPKVIDQLTHFGVKERITNFVLPLGYSFNLDGSIMYTSFAALFVAQVYGIQLSLTQQITMLLVLLVTSKGIAGVPRASLVVVAAVLPMFGLPEAGILLVLGIDHVLDMGRTVTNVLGNAIATAVVAKSEGAIGAPVPSDEDEPVADSAPALASAQVLAGK from the coding sequence ATGAAACTGAACCGACTGCCCACCCTGATCTTCATTGCGATGCTGCTTGGCGTGCTGGTCGGCACCGCCGCGCACAATCTGTCGCCGGACGCCGCCACCGCCAAATCCATCGCGGACCACCTGTCCATCCTCACTGACGTGTTCCTGCGGATGATCAAGATGATCATCGGACCGCTGGTATTTGCCACGCTCGTGGCCGGCATCGCCAGCATGGGCGACGGCCGCGCCGTCGGCCGCATCGGCATGAAGGCGATGGGCTGGTTTATCGGCGCGTCGATCACCTCGCTGCTGCTCGGCCTGCTGATGGCCAACCTGCTGACTCCCGGCCACGGCATGAACCTGCCGCTGCCGGCGGCCGATGCCGCGTCCACCCTCAAGACCGGCGCGCTGAACCTGCGTGACTTTGTCGCGCACATGTTCCCGAAGAGCTTCGTCGAAGCCATGGCCACCAACGAGATCCTGCAGATCGTGGTGTTCTCGCTGTTCTTCGGCTTTGCGCTGGGCACCGTCAAGGACGGCGTGGGCAAGCCGGTGCTGCAAGGCATCGAGGGCCTCGGCCACGTCATGCTGAAGGTGACCAACTACGTGATGGCGTTCGCGCCGGTGGGCGTGTTCGGCGCCATCTCGGCCGTCATCACCGCGCAGGGCCTGGGCGTGCTGGTGGTCTACGCCAAGCTGCTGGGCAGCCTGTACCTGGCGCTGGCGCTGCTGTGGGTAGCGCTGATCGCGGGCGGCTACTACTTCCTGGGCCGCGACGTGTTCCGCCTGCTCAGGCTGATGCGCGCGCCGCTGATGATCGGCTTCGCCACGGCCAGCAGCGAATCGGCCTACCCGAAGGTCATCGACCAGCTGACGCATTTCGGCGTCAAGGAGCGCATCACCAACTTCGTGCTGCCGCTGGGCTACTCGTTCAACCTGGACGGCTCGATCATGTACACCTCGTTCGCGGCGCTGTTCGTGGCCCAGGTGTATGGCATCCAGCTGTCGCTGACCCAGCAGATCACCATGCTGCTGGTGCTGCTGGTCACCAGCAAGGGCATCGCCGGCGTGCCGCGCGCCTCGCTGGTGGTGGTGGCCGCCGTGCTGCCGATGTTCGGCCTGCCGGAAGCCGGCATCCTGCTGGTGCTCGGCATCGACCACGTACTGGACATGGGTCGCACCGTGACCAATGTGCTGGGCAATGCGATTGCCACGGCTGTCGTCGCCAAAAGCGAAGGCGCCATCGGCGCGCCCGTGCCGTCCGACGAGGATGAACCCGTCGCGGACAGCGCCCCTGCCCTGGCATCCGCCCAGGTGCTGGCGGGCAAGTAA